One Populus nigra chromosome 16, ddPopNigr1.1, whole genome shotgun sequence genomic window, TCCTTATtattcagaaaaatatttagcaacaaaggaggaagtTTTCTAATCATGCAAGGAAACTAAAAGAGGTTGTCGTAACTGAATCCTACACTTTGAAGGATTATCTAATTGTAAAGATTTAATTCTCCTAGTCAAGGAATGAAAGTGATGGGTGGCTCCAAGGGgaattaatttataagattatttttcatgttatgaAGGGAAATCTTAGTCttacaaggaaagaagactttagCAATTAAATTCTTATTCAGATTAGATTTCCTAGCATTAAAGGACTTTAAAAGTTGGCTAAGCAATCCTAGAGTATCTAGGAAGGTGGATCTCAACCAAAAGTTATTTAAGCtagaaaattaagatattttatcttgttttgtgTCACCAATAAGCTATTATTCAGActtgttgttttcattattatttctatatttgagcttaattaatattttggttttcaGTTGAGAtctaaggcttgtttggatcggGTTTGGGCTTACTAATACAGGTTTAGGGCTAATTTTTGTAAGTGGGTCAATTAAGtagggttaattttttagaactatttaaacacatataaaacctaaatttcaaaacctttgatgaataatacttttgaacttttcaatttaacgtGTGAGAGAGATTCTTATATTATTTGGTTCTTGAACAAACTAAATCTGACTTATGAAAGATTATCTGGCTTCGTGACATTATTCAACTTCATTCTAATAGTGTTGATACCTtaggatatatttttattgtgtcacACTTTTATGAGACCTCTTTTTTCATTCTATGATTAAATCACAATCTtaattgtgggttgcgtgatcatGAGGTTTGCATCAGATGGTGGATCTGGCAGCTCGCTAGACCCATATATATATGAGCTAAGCGTTTGGCTGAACCCGAGTGTGCTGGGTTATTACTCTATCTCTTGTTACTCTTTCGAAAGAGAGGATGCaggtaaaaacaaaacaaaaaatgcttATCCATTACTTACCGTGCACTGCTTTTTCTCTATCAAATGTGTCTCTAACTTTACAAATggataacaaaaatcaaattatgcTTTGGATTGAACTTGAGATATATCTTTGTAAAATAGGCGGTAACGAAAATATGTATACCTTGCATATCAAGAAGGGCTTTCCTTACTTTCCTGTAACATGCATTGCAATCAATGTTGATCCTAAGCACCATACAGAAAAACTGCATAAGTTCGTTAACAAATCAGAAAATTAATGCGATAACTTCAATCCAAGCTGCCGCAAAATGCTTGCCTAATGTGTATATTGTGTGATATATGGCATTTTTAATGTTGCCTTTTCTGTCATGAATATTTAACTGGCTAGAGAGGAGCTTCTTTTGGAATCCAAACGTGTCGATGCTAAACGGACGATAGAAAAGTCCAGATTAAAAGGCAAATGAATGGGATATCTAGATTATGAAGTATcagaacaactttttttattttattgtatttcctATTATTTTTGGAATCTGATTCTCCAGTTGTTAATAGAGAGGTAAGGCGTGGTGATGGCAGCGTTGTTTACCGGTTATTCTTGACTtctttgcattgtttttaaTACATATTGCATGAACAATAGAGGAGAGCATCCCTTTAATGTATATACTTAATTCTTCTCCAGAAAGCGGAATACAAgggagaaacaaattaaaactctaGTCTTCTCTGCTATATTCTTAACTCTATAGATGCTGCAAAAAGTGAGGGAAGTGGTCACCAATTATTAAGGCAGTCCTCATTTTGTCAACAAGCATTTTGCTGCTTTCAACTAATCAACAGGAATAGAGGATGAAACCAGAACACTTGACACTCATCATGAGTTGAGTTTCAGGAGTTGgttttacataatttaaaaggCATGAAAGCGTAAAAATGTCTCATTGAGGTTTCTACTCATTAGATGATTTAATTCTATATTGTAAGGCATTATGTCAGATTAGCTtacaaatccaaacaaaacagACCTTGCTTTATTAGTCCTatcataaaagataaaataatagtatttatatttgatatcatgCTGATTTTGAAATCAACTATATGTGGTAAGAAAGTAGAGGATTCCTTAACGTTTTGCAGGCTAGGTCGGTGAAGACAACAGGGACTCTTGTCGAAGAACCTTCAGCGATAGATTTAGGAGTGAGTGTCACTTTCTTTTCTAACACATGCACCACAATAGATTCCACATCTGCAGACATACATCCTCCATTAGGGAAATCAACTATGTATTTATGTGTGCATACACACTATGTCTTCGGGTAAGTGTAAATTTAGCATCTCTTTTAGTTGAATCTAAATGCATAAAATTCTTATGGTGTTGGGGACAAAATGAAGAGTTGATCAATTAACATTTGCCTTCAATACTGAAATTGCATCATTCACCCTCTTTAGGCAGCTGGGGCATCGCAATTCGGCTGCTAAAACAACTTCCTGAACCTACAACCATCACCAGAATTATTTACCataagtaaaagaaaacaagcTCCCTTATGTCTATGATCCATTTACATCAAATGAATCAGATCAACAGAGAGAACGCACCAGAGGTTTCTGCGAGGAGATAACAGGAGCTGAGTTGATTCGACGAAGCAGTGGTCTTACATGTTTGTAGATTGTAAGTTTAGCAAGCCCCTTCTCAGCCCAAAATTCCATTGTAAGTTCATGGATTCATCCTCATGTTATAACTAGTAGCTACCCAATAAATGGACCATTTTTGATAGAGAAATGATATCTTTAGTCGTTGAGACAGCAAAGTTGATTGAGATGGAGCATGTGATGGCAGAACAAATAGATGCAAGCCTAGTGCCATGTTGACAAGGGAATAAAGAGAACTTCTTTTTAATCCAtcttttgttgtttaattttcttttgccCCCTCCCCAATAAATGCACGCAACAACCAGTGGGAGCAGATTTTACTGCTTCGACAGAATCAGAAGTGAAGTTTGTACTTGATGTTATAGCTCGACAATTATACGTTTCTGAATACTCACAAGTAGCTGCTATATGTGCAAGGTGAATAGCACTCAGgttaaaaaattacatcatcTATCTTTTCAATGGAAGAGAGTTCATAGGCATGCAGGTTACTTGAACTTTAAGATCTATTCTAAAAGCCTAAATTATTGTTTCTATAAGAAAATTAGGAAAAACGTTTTGTCCTTGAAGTTGAATGATGATGCTAACAAGCAAGTAGCTATTTTTCAAGAAGAGGCGTCCCAAAAATTATTTCTACCATTTTGAAAAGGCTGAACACTTTTATGTATTATACATGCCAGATCAAAACTTCCTGGATGTTCTGTCCTTGAAATTTAATCTTGAGTTTGAATCATTTGCCCCAAAGTTCATACAAATTATTTGTAACAACAATTTACTGCCTTTCCTTTTGCAAAAAGGCTATCAGGACCCCTGCTGCTATAATGCGCTCCTCCCATTAGAAAGTAGcttttgttcatattttttgttttgaaaattcaatATTCAGTATTGGATTTGATCGAAATTAATTTACTCGTAATTCGTATGGATGagatatattttatctttatatatataattaaacaagTAGTACGATTAAATAGCTTGGAGGGCATACTCTCTACCTATAAGCATTGCTGTGAATTGTAATAGATAAATGATTACACTTGCATGGCATTATTAATCCAGTTTCATTTTGAAGGAAGAAGATGAGACGCAGATCTGGTAAGAACAGCTAGCATGATCATGTCATTCGGAACTTGCACTAGTAAGACAATTGGTTCAAACATGCCATTTTCTAGTCTTTCAACATATCtcacatatatattatcttgaatTTAGATGTACAGCTAGCTAGTTAGGTAGAAGAAATGAACAAGAAGTGCATGTAGAACACACACCATGCATGGAACAACTCACACTCAAAATGCACTCTCAGCTTATTTAGTCATCTTTCTAACCCTAGATTTTCTATCCAAAACAGCACATCATGGCCTCTCTGTACTCTGAGCCTCCTACCATTGCAATTACTTCACTAGTTTTGCTTCTTCTCATTTCCCTTCCACCCACAATCCTCTCACAAAATCCCCCCATCCCCACTGACCCAACAGTAACTGATTGCACTCCAAGGCTGCTACCACTGGCCGCATGTGCCCCATTTGTTCAGGGCATGGCTCAGACACCAGTTCAACCTTGCTGTGACAACCTCAACCAACTCTACCAGGAGCAGCCTGGTTGCATTTGCCTCTTGCTCAAAGACACCAACTTGAGCTCTTTCCCAATTAATCGCACCTTAGCCCTGGAGCTGCCTGCTCTTTGCAACGTGCAAATTAACATTGCTGCCTGTTCAGGTATATAATATTCAATCTGAACATTCTAGATCATAGAGGCTGTTGTTCTTTACCATAATTCAAATCCCATTTTCAAGACTAGAaagatttaactttttttcttttattttctcattatgaattttatttaccACTATGTGTGCTAAAACTTCGCAATTTCTTGGTGAATCAGGGACCCCTCAGGTCCTCTCTAGTCCACCTGCTTCTCAAGTTTACCCGGGAGCACCCTCCAATTCTTCTGTTGGGAGACACACCGACTATTCTTTTGCTGGTattcataatattaatttgGCTTTGCATCCATTAATTTCATTCTTAGGTGAACCCTTTATTATCATTACAGAATGACGGTCCCCTTATCAGTGTTTAGAAGTAGAAAGTGATTTTATTAACAATCCGAgtctggttttttatttttcttccctgACCAtgcttcttgttttcttttggaacTCAGCTTCTCCTGTGGTTGAAGGGGAGCCAAGATCCTCCATCATGGGAATCGGATTTCATCGGAGTACTGGTGTTAAGTTGGAGGCAGAAGGTTCTTTGATGCTTCTGGTGACTCTGGCAGTCGTTTCTTTATCAAAAGCATTTCGTTGGGTCTAGGTTAATAATAAGCATGTTGTGTTTATCCTATATTGGTATTCTTAGTCTTAGTATTTGGGATAATACAGTGCTGGTTTTAAACAGTTGTTTCTTATGGATGATTGCACCTGTATTAGAAAGGTTAACCAGTTTGGAGTGTAAAAGGTAAGTGCTTGAACGGCATTTTTTAACCTCCAGTGATTTTATTGCAGAAGGCTATGCAATCGTGAAATCGCAGCCAAACTACACGGTTGCTATAATTTAATCATAAGACATGAAACCTTTGAATACCGCCTCAACCCAAAATGCCACTTATCACTCAAAGTGAGCGGGAGGAGTCTATGAAAATACATTTTAGTAGTAGGTAGACAACGAACAAAGAGAACAGCAGGAAATTACCTAGCAATTTTTTTGTCAGGATGAAATTATCAATATGATTTTCCCATTCCGCTTTGAGTTTTTTACTATGCTACTTCGAGCTAACAGCTGCTTCTTTTCTTTGCCACGAATTGACGTGCATATACAaacaacttgaatatcttgaaaaTGCCGAGTCTTTAACCATTTCTTCCCAAAAGTCCTATTCCAAATAATTTCCCATATGGTTTCTCTAGTTAAGAATGGAAGAATTAGGTCAAACCCCCCCTTCCTATCAACCCTCAAGTTTTCAGTTGAAAACTCTTTCCAAGTTCAGCAAATCAGAAGACTTGCATAGAAACTGAAAGAGAGAATTTCAGACAACCACACAAAAATAGTGTGTGCTAGTAAACTGAACTCATACTAGGAATTTTTCTGTATCAATATCTCACAAAATaattacatacatacatttgAAAAGTTACAAAATAGAAGCATTACCTTGTCAATCAAGGACATTCTTTTGTAGGATCTATATCATAGTCCAGAAGTAGAGATTCTTCACATTCAGTATAGAGTGACTATTCCAAACTAGGTGCCACCTCAGTTGGATTGGAGTCGAAGACGTCAGAATTAGATGCTTCAGGTTCTTCTAAAAGATCCCGCGACTGGATTGACTCTTTGTATGCAGGTGTCTCCTTAAAATCCGCTGCCCCTCCATTGTACGTAGCCACGGCAATCCCACATGCAACTAGCTGGCAAATATAAGTAGAACATTAGCCCTAAAGAGTAACAAAGAAACTACTTCCACTAATCTAAACTGAGAGAGGAATCTACTACTGGAGATAAAGTAGCAGAAATCATTCACACCAATTAAAGCTGCAAGCCAAAAGTCTTGAATATATAGGCTTCTATAAGAAGTAGCTTCAAATTTTTCACTGTCCAAACTGAATTAAGGGTTCTCAGCCGTTGTAAGATTGACATGCACAGAGGTCAAGCAGAGATAGTTTCCAGCTTCCATGTgcttattctttttcttctattCTTTCGGAAGTGAAAGAAATAGTAAAGAAGAAAACTTTCATAACCTTGGTCATAGCTAGTCAAATACCAAGAAAACCAGTATTCCGTGTTAGAAAATTCTATCCCCGAATATCCAAAAACATTTCTCTATCTGTATCTTCTCTTCGTGTTCGTTTTCCATCTTTCTTCCCATATTAGCCAGATCATGCACCGGTAAAAGTAAAACACAATCAAATGTATTAAAGAAACAAAGGATCACCCTTTTATTCTTCCATTACATTACATTTCATTACATAATACCAAATGTATCCTAAATTCATACACAAATGGAGTATTAATTTGCAGCAACTTGAAACCATACAAAAAATCTTCTACCCATTGATTTCTAAGAATTGTTGGAGTATGTCTATAAGTAGTTGGTAGTTGTAATTGCATATGAGATATCTGAGATCATAACAGGGACAGAGAACAAAAAGTTCCTAGATCACATATAATAACAACTTAAGTAATCATTCTCGAAAGTACAACCAATACTCTGAATCTCAAgcctaaaaactaaattttctttaCCCACAGTTTGTTGGGCAATGTTAGAAACAATCCACACTCAAATGACTATAACTAGATTCAACTTAAATTTCTAGTGGTCAATAGATTCACCCCGTCAATAGCATAGGATAAGAAATTGGTAAGTTATAGTCGTATTTACAATCTTTTTCAAGCAAAAAGCCAGAAAATGGAAATATACGATGCATATGAGGCAAATAACTATAATTAGCAGCAGAAAGTCAGAAACAAGAGCAACAATACTTGAACAAAAGATAAAAGTAGACAGGCATATCATACCGCAAAAACAATGCCAAAAGCCCACATATACTGCACGAAGAAACCAAAACCATCCCACTGTGGGCCTTCCCAGAAATCAGGCTCATCCCCAGGAAGCTCTGGCAAGAAATAGCCATCATAATTCTCACCAACACTTGTACTAACATTTTTAACTTCACCATTAAAATTTTCATCACCACCACTACCAtcccttttattctcttcttggTCTTTGGTCGAAGTAGTTGAGCTCCTCCTGTTCTTGCTGTCAAACCTGCCAATTCTAGAGACAGAGGAAAGTTTCTTGTTGGAAGCTGAGACTATATGGAGGTGATCTTGAGGTGATCTTCTCAGTGGAAACAGGAATTGAGGACGGCATGGAGTGTGGGTGTAAGGGTGGTGTCTCGTGGGGTTGGTGTAGAGGATTCTGCCTCCACCACCATTGCCATTGGCTATGAAGAGAGACATGAATTCGGGGGCGAATGAGGGGATGAGATTTTGCGAACTATGGAGACTAGTATTGTGAGGATAAAATGCAAGCCTTTTTCTGTGTTCCTCTCTAGTTTTGTGGGCTTGGCTTGAACTGGTAGGCCTAGTCTTTATTGGGCATTAAAAATATCACAGTGTAACTACTTTCAATTGGGTTAAAATTGTGTTACGTGTCCATTTCTTACAATTGTTTTtgcaaacacaaagcaaaaacaaaaaaacaattttcctttattctttttagttttcttctttttttcagttttttaatgaaaaataaaaaaaatacatgttcatTTCTCAAAGTTTCATAACATTTATTCAACtcagaaaactagaaaatatgtttatattatactgcttttcattttcattttgagaaaaatcgtattcaaattaaatatgttttctatgatgttttttatattttgatgtacttaaatattttttttcctaatcttAATGATAttgtccattttttaatttatttatcattattccGAGAGAAGTTTTTCacctaattaaattgaattaaatgcaagaataaacacaataaaaataagacattttcactattaaatttctattaataataaaattcaacacccgaaacaatattaattaaaatataataaaattcttaaaagtaattaaattattccaaagaacaagaaaagagGAGAATCTTATGGGTTAGACCATTTAAAATAATCATTGTataattaagaattacaattacaaaaaagaTTTAGCTAAAATGTAAACCGAATTTGCTAACTCATACTACTTCTTGTCAAACATCAACAACTCTGCTTGTTATTCTATTTAAGTTCATAACATTCAACATGACTAAAGTTAGAACCCAACAAATTCCccaaacatataaattattgtaattttaaagcTAAACATTGATTTATGTCAATGAAACCactaaaagcaaaaataactatttaaacAACATGGCCATCATTTATATAAGACAATTgacattgataaaaatatatgagtAATGTCAATGTTAGTGGCTGAAGTAGCTAACAATCAATCTTACtttcattttgaattaaaaaaagacttacATACACACTCCAAATATGCATGTGCTTGCACACATTTTGTGTAAGTGTAAACAATTTAGCTTGCTCATGATAGCCACTTAATGTTAAAAACACCTTATCTTTATTTCCTTGTAAAAACCCTAACTTACATATATTCTTTCCTCACTCTTTTTTcatgtcttcttcttcaacaaagaatTAATGACAAGTTTGAATGGTCTTTTGGGTGAGGGTTTTATATTATAGAAGGAATTTAATCATAATTGGGTTAATTTAGTAATGCGATGTATGTCCACAACATCATACTTTATTATGATTTGTCGCACATGTACGACGTTGCAATG contains:
- the LOC133676130 gene encoding non-specific lipid transfer protein GPI-anchored 10-like, with product MASLYSEPPTIAITSLVLLLLISLPPTILSQNPPIPTDPTVTDCTPRLLPLAACAPFVQGMAQTPVQPCCDNLNQLYQEQPGCICLLLKDTNLSSFPINRTLALELPALCNVQINIAACSGTPQVLSSPPASQVYPGAPSNSSVGRHTDYSFAASPVVEGEPRSSIMGIGFHRSTGVKLEAEGSLMLLVTLAVVSLSKAFRWV
- the LOC133676129 gene encoding uncharacterized protein LOC133676129; this translates as MSLFIANGNGGGGRILYTNPTRHHPYTHTPCRPQFLFPLRRSPQDHLHIVSASNKKLSSVSRIGRFDSKNRRSSTTSTKDQEENKRDGSGGDENFNGEVKNVSTSVGENYDGYFLPELPGDEPDFWEGPQWDGFGFFVQYMWAFGIVFALVACGIAVATYNGGAADFKETPAYKESIQSRDLLEEPEASNSDVFDSNPTEVAPSLE